The Mesotoga infera region GACCATGATTATTGACATTCCTTTCTTCACAAGGTTCTTCATGAGACGATAGATCTCTGCCTTCGTCCCGACATCGATACCCCTTGTAGGCTCGTCAAGAAGAAGCACTTCCGCTCCATTAAAAAGCCACTTGGCGAGAACAACCTTCTGCTGGTTGCCCCCGCTAAGAAATTCCACAGGTTGGCCGATTCCCGGAGTGGAAATCCGGAGTTTTTCCACGAACTCCTCCGCCGCAGTCTTGTCGGCTCTTTCATTCACAAAGCAGAGCCTGCAAATCTTCTTATGAGCTGCGAGCGAAATGTTGTTCTTGACACTCATCGGAAGCACCAGCCCGGTCTTGTGTCTGTCTTCTGTTACGAAGCCGAATCCATTACATATGGCTCTTCTCGGACTTCGATTGTGTACTTCTCTTCCGTGTAACCTGATCTTTCCATTCTGGACATCCAGGCCGAATAATGCCTGACACAGCTCTGTCCTGCCCGCTCCCATCAATCCTGCAATTCCCAGTATCTCGCCCTTCTTCAACTTGAAACTTACGTTATGAAGCTTTGAAGTTGAAAGATCCTCAACCTCGAGAACAACTTCTTCCTGACTGGAATCGGTTCTGGCCGGATACATATCTCCGATATCCCTTCCTACCATGAGCCTAACCAATCCATCGTTATCGATCTCAGAGGGCAGGACCGTGTCCACGTTCTTTCCATCCTTCAAAACGGTTATTCTATCGCTGATCTTGAAGATCTCTTCGAAGTGATGGGATATGTAGATTATCCCAATATCCTTCTTAATTCTCTGCAAGATTTCGTGGAGTCTTGCGAGATCGTTTTTTGGTAGGATGGCGGACGGTTCGTCCATTATCAGTATCTTCGGATTTCTGTAAAGAGCTTTTGCAATCTCAACCTTCTGTCCTTCGGCGACGCTCAGATCGCACACATTTCTGGAGACATCTATATCTTCAAATCCGATCGTCTTAACGAATTCGTCGGCTTGCGAGAAGAGCTTCCGCCAGTTGATCAATCCTGCTTTCGAGCCAGTGTATTCACCGAACATTATGTTCTCGGCAACAGACATGTTCGGCTGGAGACTGAAATGCTGCTGAACACTGTATATTCCTGACTTGATCGCTTCTTTGGGGGTGCTTATGTGAGTCTTCTTACCCATAATTTCTATAGAACCACTGTCTCTTCTGTGGATTCCGGCAAGAACCTTTATTAGTGTGCTCTTTCCCGCTCCGTTTTCCCCTACGAGAGTGTGGATCTCTCCAATCTCGAGGTCAAAATCGACATTGTCCAGTGCCTTGACACCGGGGAAAGTCTTCGTAATTCCTTTCATCTCAAGGT contains the following coding sequences:
- a CDS encoding sugar ABC transporter ATP-binding protein translates to MKPVRQRSLQKWTILATRAKGEIDLPYLEMKGITKTFPGVKALDNVDFDLEIGEIHTLVGENGAGKSTLIKVLAGIHRRDSGSIEIMGKKTHISTPKEAIKSGIYSVQQHFSLQPNMSVAENIMFGEYTGSKAGLINWRKLFSQADEFVKTIGFEDIDVSRNVCDLSVAEGQKVEIAKALYRNPKILIMDEPSAILPKNDLARLHEILQRIKKDIGIIYISHHFEEIFKISDRITVLKDGKNVDTVLPSEIDNDGLVRLMVGRDIGDMYPARTDSSQEEVVLEVEDLSTSKLHNVSFKLKKGEILGIAGLMGAGRTELCQALFGLDVQNGKIRLHGREVHNRSPRRAICNGFGFVTEDRHKTGLVLPMSVKNNISLAAHKKICRLCFVNERADKTAAEEFVEKLRISTPGIGQPVEFLSGGNQQKVVLAKWLFNGAEVLLLDEPTRGIDVGTKAEIYRLMKNLVKKGMSIIMVSSELPEIIGMSDRILVMHKGRITGELNPEETSEEEILAYAAGLKQTPTEPAKK